Proteins found in one Paenibacillus borealis genomic segment:
- a CDS encoding glycosyltransferase family 4 protein, whose translation MNHSNRNKNIVFLSTSLPRECGIATFTQDLLDEFTKLQGFNKPHVIAMNNNGNYRYTDQVMREINQHQLSDYIDAAEEINQSDTDLLVIQHEFGIYGGESGEYLLQFTERLHVPYVAIFHTVLTNPTPKQHEIITRIAAGSVKVVTMAQSTVDDLISVYHINASKIAFIHHGVPFVKTSTRAELKTQYKFGERKILSTFGFLSPGKGIEYAIEAMSGVVKQHPDALYIIWGKTHPVVKQETGEVYRQKLTGLVHELGLVNNVLFVDKLLTQEEVIESLVMSDIYMTPYLGKDQAVSGTLAYGVGYGRVIISTPYRYAQEMLADGRGLLAEFRDSASLEACILELLDNPAKVRDMEQRTQALGSTMMWSEVAKTYAAIFQDKIALSKPAGRSVI comes from the coding sequence ATGAACCATAGCAACCGCAATAAGAATATCGTTTTCCTGTCCACCAGCCTGCCGAGAGAATGCGGAATTGCCACCTTCACCCAGGATCTGCTCGATGAGTTCACGAAGCTCCAGGGCTTCAACAAACCGCATGTCATCGCCATGAACAACAACGGAAATTATCGGTACACAGACCAGGTCATGCGGGAAATTAACCAACATCAGCTATCTGATTATATAGATGCCGCGGAAGAAATCAACCAGTCAGATACCGATCTGCTCGTCATTCAGCATGAATTCGGCATTTACGGCGGGGAGAGCGGCGAATATCTGCTGCAGTTTACTGAACGGCTTCATGTTCCTTATGTGGCTATTTTCCATACTGTATTAACCAATCCCACACCGAAACAGCATGAGATCATTACCCGGATAGCTGCAGGAAGCGTAAAGGTTGTTACGATGGCCCAGTCCACAGTAGATGATCTCATCTCTGTCTATCATATCAACGCGTCCAAGATTGCTTTTATTCACCACGGTGTGCCTTTCGTTAAGACTTCTACCCGCGCAGAGCTGAAGACCCAGTATAAGTTCGGAGAACGCAAAATCCTCTCTACCTTCGGTTTCCTTAGTCCCGGCAAAGGTATTGAATATGCTATTGAAGCAATGAGCGGAGTAGTGAAGCAGCATCCGGACGCGCTCTATATCATCTGGGGCAAGACCCATCCGGTTGTCAAACAGGAGACTGGTGAAGTATACCGTCAAAAGCTGACCGGTCTTGTGCATGAATTAGGCCTGGTCAATAATGTGCTGTTCGTCGACAAGCTGCTGACCCAGGAAGAGGTCATTGAGTCACTGGTGATGTCGGATATTTATATGACGCCTTATCTGGGCAAGGATCAGGCAGTCAGCGGCACACTCGCTTACGGCGTCGGCTATGGCCGGGTGATTATCTCCACCCCTTACCGCTACGCTCAAGAGATGCTGGCCGATGGCCGGGGCCTGCTGGCGGAATTCCGTGACTCCGCTTCGCTGGAAGCCTGCATCCTGGAGCTGCTGGATAATCCGGCCAAAGTCCGGGATATGGAACAGCGTACACAGGCGCTAGGCAGTACGATGATGTGGAGTGAGGTTGCAAAAACGTATGCCGCCATCTTTCAGGACAAAATAGCCCTCTCCAAACCGGCTGGCCGGAGTGTGATTTGA
- a CDS encoding helix-turn-helix domain-containing protein, whose protein sequence is MPVIRSKLSEVMEKHDPKLSIRKLAKDINYHFDSVRRMYKDEMVQYPRDLLLKLCTYFNIQPGELIRMESDENDWAIDKANEYEEEGNDKEPGKDCNL, encoded by the coding sequence ATGCCAGTCATACGCAGTAAATTGAGTGAGGTTATGGAGAAGCATGACCCGAAATTATCGATCCGCAAGCTAGCAAAAGATATTAACTATCATTTCGATTCCGTCCGGCGGATGTACAAAGACGAGATGGTGCAGTACCCCCGGGATCTGCTGCTGAAGCTGTGTACTTACTTCAATATTCAGCCCGGAGAATTGATCCGGATGGAATCAGATGAGAACGATTGGGCAATAGATAAGGCAAATGAATATGAGGAGGAAGGCAATGACAAGGAGCCCGGCAAAGACTGCAACCTGTAA
- a CDS encoding DUF1861 family protein, with protein MTRSPAKTATCNELLDTFYANLRPVHVEKLVFSGVGGRDVYNITAPFLHDGEEVILGRVEERDSEFSQVFFFTSGEDGVWVPREHTHTYNLQDPCVTRIKGELIVGGVEVITAGDNPQRIVSWVTQFYRGYRIDSMRHFSSGPGTMKDIRLIELQDGRIGVLTRPQGDRGGRGQIGFTIIDSLDELNEQTFLEAEILQNQFVREEWGGANEAHLLSNGHVGVLGHIACFDRLGKKHYYSMVFSLNPDTFETTPVKIIAARSDFPIGPGKRPELQDVIFSGGLVRGKLGRAVLSVGVSDAEAYRIEIPDPFAEYEV; from the coding sequence ATGACAAGGAGCCCGGCAAAGACTGCAACCTGTAACGAGCTGCTGGATACCTTTTATGCCAATCTCCGTCCCGTGCACGTGGAGAAGCTGGTCTTCTCCGGTGTGGGCGGACGTGATGTATACAATATAACGGCTCCGTTCCTGCATGACGGGGAGGAAGTCATCTTGGGAAGAGTTGAGGAACGGGATAGTGAGTTCTCTCAAGTCTTCTTTTTTACATCGGGAGAAGATGGCGTCTGGGTTCCCCGGGAGCATACCCATACCTATAATCTGCAGGACCCTTGCGTGACCCGCATTAAGGGTGAACTGATTGTCGGCGGGGTTGAAGTGATCACGGCCGGGGATAACCCGCAAAGAATCGTTTCGTGGGTCACTCAATTCTACCGGGGCTACCGGATTGATTCGATGCGCCACTTCTCCTCGGGGCCGGGTACGATGAAGGACATCCGGCTGATTGAGCTTCAGGATGGACGAATCGGTGTGCTCACGCGGCCCCAGGGAGACCGGGGCGGTAGAGGACAGATCGGCTTCACCATTATTGACTCTCTGGATGAGCTGAACGAACAGACCTTTCTGGAAGCGGAGATTCTGCAGAATCAGTTCGTACGGGAAGAATGGGGCGGCGCGAATGAAGCCCATCTGCTAAGCAATGGCCATGTGGGCGTGCTTGGCCATATTGCCTGCTTCGACCGCTTGGGGAAGAAGCATTACTACTCCATGGTCTTCTCGCTTAATCCGGATACTTTTGAGACTACCCCGGTCAAAATCATCGCGGCCCGGAGCGATTTCCCCATCGGCCCGGGCAAACGGCCCGAGCTGCAGGATGTCATCTTCAGCGGCGGACTGGTACGCGGAAAGCTTGGCCGGGCAGTGCTTTCTGTAGGCGTCAGCGATGCGGAAGCCTACAGAATTGAGATCCCCGACCCTTTTGCCGAATACGAAGTCTGA
- a CDS encoding 50S ribosomal protein L25: MSKFIQLSNRTSDTKSNLNVARKQGRIPAVLYGIGKDTLSLEVNEKELLEMLRTNPRAILQGKLTDGTTVPVVVQNIQKQSMSGKVLHIDFQHVNMSISMDSKVTIHFAGEAVGVKEGGVLQVEIYEVEVRCMPGDLPTSMEVDISSLAIGDQLLVSDLIFQDGIEVLTDPSTVMIQIKTVHEEAEEPEATPA; this comes from the coding sequence ATGAGTAAATTTATTCAGCTAAGCAATCGTACGTCTGACACAAAGTCCAACCTGAATGTGGCAAGAAAGCAAGGCCGCATCCCGGCAGTACTGTACGGAATTGGTAAAGATACTCTGAGTCTTGAAGTGAACGAGAAGGAATTGCTGGAGATGCTGAGAACGAATCCGCGGGCGATCCTGCAAGGGAAATTGACCGATGGGACAACTGTTCCGGTTGTAGTTCAGAACATTCAGAAGCAGTCGATGTCCGGTAAAGTGCTGCACATTGATTTTCAGCATGTGAACATGAGCATTAGCATGGACAGCAAGGTTACGATTCATTTTGCAGGCGAAGCGGTGGGCGTCAAAGAAGGCGGCGTACTGCAGGTGGAAATTTATGAAGTAGAAGTCCGCTGTATGCCGGGCGATCTGCCGACCTCCATGGAAGTGGATATCAGCAGCCTTGCCATCGGTGACCAGCTGCTCGTGTCTGATCTGATTTTCCAGGATGGTATTGAAGTGCTGACCGATCCAAGTACAGTCATGATTCAGATCAAGACCGTACATGAAGAAGCAGAAGAACCGGAAGCTACTCCGGCTTAA
- a CDS encoding UvrD-helicase domain-containing protein, which produces MNKLLFHNIPLGATGEKIPQAKVASARTSRETVKPGDSDAAYFRRLEEGGILLNPPQISAVRHHLGPLLTLAGAGSGKTSVLICRTGYLLSVRGIAPGRLLLLTFSSKAAAEMRERIALLPGVDAGDAARLQARTFHSFFLYFLRRQGLRQDIFHETRRQHILLKQIMRQLGLPKDAYPPENLLTLLSSCKMNMGLPQDMPETTEAEKEMKAILALYEQWKTDNFKIDFDDVLLIAYRMLREQPALLLELQQKYQYVMVDEFQDTNALQYELVKMIAHPQDNLMVVGDDDQTIYSFNGARSEFILEFEKLYPNAKVITLDINYRSGPAIIGLGNGIIRHNSRRRAKTLQAAKSSGNPPRYLRPQTADEEAEQIVEHIEREIESGAREYRDYALLYRATSSNRAILELLLMHDIPYVDYGEGQLLYEHWLISPVLDHLRLSVNRRNFAAMENILPTLYMSREKGMDHIRRMEAVQAKQGPLIHLLSMPGMEDFKGVKLRERLDLIRGLSGLTPVQAIRQIRTVFYDYFIEANERHQATLHRETLKEMLDELEASAERFGTIPLFLEFIDNVTERNELSRQPGLKEQGNRIALMTIHKSKGLEFPVVFLIGASEGILPHSSALEEGRLKDRKPGKASVTVVSSSAARAAAEAGIALLEEERRLAYVAVTRAREELFISSPARHRGKKAEVSRFMLSAFRAAAPPQATAPAAGNSSTIVRSSYTSGSASARTHTIPVWSCTGKACPGWTRMKAGGAEDHLASKPCPLCKSPMQKGTRDVPV; this is translated from the coding sequence ATGAACAAGCTTTTATTTCATAATATACCGCTGGGCGCTACCGGCGAGAAAATCCCCCAGGCGAAGGTTGCCTCCGCCCGTACGAGCAGGGAGACCGTGAAGCCCGGGGACAGCGATGCGGCTTACTTCCGCAGGCTGGAGGAAGGCGGCATTCTGCTCAATCCTCCGCAAATCTCAGCGGTGCGGCATCACCTCGGGCCGCTGCTGACACTGGCGGGAGCGGGCTCCGGCAAAACCTCGGTGCTGATCTGCAGAACCGGGTATTTGCTGTCTGTGCGCGGCATCGCCCCCGGCCGGCTGCTGCTGCTGACCTTCTCCAGCAAGGCAGCGGCAGAGATGCGCGAGCGGATTGCACTGCTGCCGGGTGTGGATGCCGGTGATGCCGCCCGTCTGCAGGCCCGCACGTTCCACTCGTTCTTCCTTTATTTCCTGCGCCGGCAGGGGCTGCGGCAGGATATTTTCCATGAAACCCGGCGCCAGCACATTCTGCTGAAGCAGATCATGCGTCAGCTGGGGCTGCCGAAGGATGCCTATCCTCCAGAGAATCTGCTCACCCTGCTCTCCTCCTGCAAGATGAACATGGGCTTGCCTCAGGATATGCCGGAAACGACGGAAGCGGAGAAGGAAATGAAGGCCATTCTTGCCCTGTACGAGCAGTGGAAGACGGATAATTTCAAAATCGATTTCGACGATGTGCTGCTGATTGCCTACCGGATGCTCCGGGAGCAGCCGGCACTTCTGCTGGAGCTGCAGCAGAAATACCAATATGTAATGGTCGACGAATTCCAGGATACGAATGCGCTGCAATATGAGCTGGTCAAAATGATCGCCCATCCGCAGGACAACCTGATGGTGGTCGGAGATGATGATCAGACCATCTATTCCTTCAACGGGGCGCGCAGCGAGTTCATCCTGGAGTTCGAGAAGCTGTATCCAAACGCCAAAGTGATCACCCTCGATATCAATTACCGCTCAGGACCTGCCATTATCGGGCTCGGGAACGGGATTATCCGCCACAATTCACGGCGCCGGGCCAAGACGCTGCAAGCTGCCAAAAGCAGCGGCAATCCGCCCCGCTACCTTCGTCCGCAGACGGCGGACGAAGAGGCCGAGCAAATTGTGGAGCATATCGAGCGTGAGATCGAGAGCGGAGCGCGGGAATACCGCGATTACGCCCTGCTGTACCGCGCCACCAGCAGCAACCGGGCCATCCTGGAGCTGCTGCTGATGCACGACATCCCTTATGTGGACTACGGCGAAGGCCAGCTGCTCTACGAGCATTGGCTGATCTCCCCTGTGCTGGATCATCTGCGCCTGTCCGTTAACCGCCGGAACTTCGCCGCGATGGAGAATATTCTGCCGACCCTCTACATGAGCCGGGAAAAAGGGATGGACCATATCCGCCGCATGGAGGCGGTGCAGGCGAAGCAGGGCCCGCTGATTCACCTTCTGTCCATGCCGGGCATGGAGGATTTCAAAGGCGTCAAGCTGCGCGAGCGGCTGGATCTGATCCGCGGGCTGAGCGGGCTGACGCCCGTGCAGGCCATCCGCCAGATCCGGACTGTCTTCTATGATTATTTCATTGAAGCCAATGAACGGCATCAGGCCACCCTGCACCGGGAGACGCTTAAGGAAATGCTCGATGAGCTGGAGGCGTCCGCTGAGCGGTTCGGCACGATTCCGCTGTTCCTCGAGTTCATTGATAACGTAACCGAGCGCAACGAGCTGAGCCGCCAGCCGGGGCTTAAGGAGCAAGGCAACCGGATTGCCCTGATGACCATCCATAAATCCAAGGGTCTGGAGTTCCCCGTTGTCTTCCTTATCGGAGCTTCTGAGGGCATTCTGCCGCATAGCTCCGCACTGGAGGAGGGCCGGCTGAAGGACCGTAAGCCGGGGAAGGCATCCGTAACCGTGGTCAGCAGTTCTGCCGCCAGAGCCGCAGCTGAGGCAGGAATAGCGCTACTAGAAGAGGAACGCAGGCTCGCCTATGTAGCCGTTACCCGGGCCCGCGAGGAGCTATTCATCAGCTCACCCGCAAGGCACCGGGGCAAGAAGGCAGAGGTCTCACGCTTCATGCTCTCCGCCTTCCGCGCTGCGGCCCCGCCGCAGGCAACTGCACCGGCCGCCGGAAACAGCAGCACTATAGTGCGCAGCAGTTATACGTCCGGCTCCGCCTCAGCAAGGACGCATACAATTCCCGTCTGGAGCTGTACCGGCAAGGCCTGCCCGGGCTGGACCCGGATGAAGGCGGGCGGAGCCGAGGATCACCTTGCCTCGAAGCCCTGTCCGCTGTGCAAATCGCCGATGCAAAAAGGCACCCGCGACGTCCCTGTATAA
- a CDS encoding Imm30 family immunity protein, whose product MNLYPGIARLYENRLLRTELECEQFDLALEGLAGDTEDAVIHQIFKVFDDDTEQEEIMFSLVHFVESVQMEMYLTQLLESLPEMLEHARNWAIVLNKRILNDDNFRKDYAEIAALMPPKVKKCLAFLLEEIKEDKPRLFERKANYILARLK is encoded by the coding sequence ATGAACCTGTACCCGGGGATTGCCCGGCTATATGAGAACCGGCTGCTGCGTACCGAGCTGGAATGTGAGCAATTTGATCTTGCACTGGAAGGCCTGGCCGGTGACACGGAGGATGCCGTGATTCATCAGATCTTCAAGGTATTCGATGATGATACAGAGCAGGAGGAGATCATGTTCAGCCTCGTTCATTTCGTGGAGAGTGTTCAGATGGAGATGTACCTGACCCAGCTGCTCGAATCGCTGCCGGAGATGCTGGAGCACGCACGCAACTGGGCTATTGTCTTGAATAAAAGAATCCTGAATGACGATAATTTCCGCAAGGATTACGCTGAGATCGCTGCCCTAATGCCGCCAAAGGTCAAGAAATGCCTGGCTTTTCTGCTGGAGGAGATTAAGGAAGACAAGCCCCGGCTGTTCGAGCGCAAGGCTAATTACATTCTTGCCAGACTGAAGTAA
- a CDS encoding aspartyl-phosphate phosphatase Spo0E family protein produces MKTEECITLLRVEKARQKLYQTQQRYGILTHPKVIEQSVALDHLLNQYSYPPRIS; encoded by the coding sequence ATGAAGACCGAAGAGTGTATAACTTTGCTGCGGGTAGAGAAAGCCAGACAGAAATTGTATCAAACGCAGCAGAGATACGGCATTTTGACACATCCCAAAGTAATTGAACAATCGGTGGCACTGGATCACTTGCTTAATCAGTATAGCTATCCGCCAAGGATTAGCTGA
- a CDS encoding Cof-type HAD-IIB family hydrolase has translation MLIALDMDGTLLNEDGEISLENKEAILHAQSLGHNVIIATGRSYMDAERQLRLADLECPVVSLNGAVVTLPDGTLAASTPLDKEDIIPALRWMNEIPELYYEVYTEDNVYVELDKRVRLEKLSALKEDEVSEEVGWLLKAMIDQQFQQAAVTYVESMEDIWSKEENLIYKTLAFSLNRELLKEASIRFAAIPGLIITASHVNNIEINHKDANKGNGVKLMADHYGIPAEQIAVMGDSYNDLPMFEIAGYRIAMENAAPILKETADFITLSNSEHGVAAGLRHLLDKQ, from the coding sequence ATGTTAATTGCATTGGATATGGACGGAACACTGCTGAACGAGGATGGTGAGATCAGCCTGGAGAACAAGGAGGCCATACTCCACGCGCAGAGCCTGGGACATAACGTGATCATTGCTACCGGACGTTCTTACATGGATGCGGAACGACAGCTGCGGCTGGCGGATCTGGAGTGTCCTGTAGTGAGTCTGAATGGCGCTGTTGTTACACTCCCTGACGGGACGCTGGCCGCGAGCACACCGCTGGACAAGGAGGATATTATCCCCGCACTACGCTGGATGAACGAGATTCCTGAATTGTACTATGAGGTATACACGGAGGATAACGTATATGTAGAGCTTGATAAGCGGGTACGTCTGGAGAAGCTGTCGGCACTTAAGGAAGATGAAGTTTCTGAAGAAGTAGGCTGGCTGCTTAAGGCGATGATCGACCAGCAGTTTCAGCAGGCGGCTGTAACCTATGTGGAGAGTATGGAGGACATCTGGAGCAAAGAGGAGAATCTGATCTACAAGACGCTGGCCTTCTCGCTGAACCGTGAACTGCTGAAGGAAGCCTCTATACGGTTCGCCGCAATTCCCGGGCTGATTATTACGGCATCGCATGTCAACAATATTGAAATCAATCATAAAGATGCCAATAAAGGCAACGGTGTGAAGCTGATGGCAGATCATTACGGCATCCCGGCAGAGCAAATCGCAGTTATGGGTGACAGCTACAACGATCTGCCGATGTTCGAAATCGCCGGCTACCGGATAGCTATGGAGAATGCCGCACCCATCCTCAAAGAAACGGCTGACTTCATTACGCTAAGCAACTCGGAGCATGGTGTTGCAGCGGGTCTGCGGCATCTTCTGGACAAGCAGTAA
- a CDS encoding transposase: MLIYKAYKYRIYPNREQQHYFDNVFGAVRFIYNTMLSDKIKHYQIAATMLHTTPAGYKKDFPWLREIDSLALANAQLHLDKAYKQFFQKKSMGFPRFQSKKTHTDRFTTNNQKGTIAIEGGMLKIPKLKTRIRIKMHRPFKGGSNPAPSLKHHPANTLHPFRLKQKARHYL; this comes from the coding sequence GTGCTTATCTATAAAGCGTATAAATACCGTATCTATCCTAACCGTGAGCAGCAGCACTATTTTGATAACGTATTCGGGGCCGTCCGTTTTATCTACAATACAATGTTATCGGATAAAATCAAACATTACCAAATCGCAGCGACGATGCTCCATACAACACCTGCGGGTTACAAGAAAGATTTCCCTTGGCTTCGAGAAATCGACAGCCTGGCCCTGGCCAATGCCCAGCTCCATCTGGACAAAGCGTACAAACAATTCTTTCAGAAGAAGAGTATGGGCTTTCCCCGATTCCAAAGCAAGAAAACACATACAGACCGATTCACAACAAACAATCAAAAAGGAACGATAGCGATTGAAGGCGGTATGCTCAAAATCCCAAAGCTAAAGACCAGAATCCGAATCAAGATGCACCGCCCCTTTAAGGGTGGATCAAATCCTGCACCATCTCTAAAACACCATCCGGCAAATACTTTGCATCCGTTCAGGTTGAAACAGAAAGCACGCCATTACCTATAG
- a CDS encoding RNA-guided endonuclease TnpB family protein → MSKTPSGKYFASVQVETESTPLPIADQKIGVDLGLKSFAVTSEGEVIANPKHLRKSEQRLKKLQKNVSRKNKGSHNRSKAKLRLAKLHEKIANQRKDFLHKTSTRMIHENQVIVMEDLRVKNMLQNHKLAKAISEVSWRLFRELLTYKAEWYDRQLIIAPPNYASSQLCSCCGYKNAEVKNLSMREWSCPECHTEHDRDRNAAANLLKLVM, encoded by the coding sequence ATCTCTAAAACACCATCCGGCAAATACTTTGCATCCGTTCAGGTTGAAACAGAAAGCACGCCATTACCTATAGCTGATCAGAAAATTGGCGTTGATTTAGGACTGAAAAGCTTTGCGGTGACCTCGGAGGGTGAAGTGATTGCCAATCCGAAACATCTGAGGAAATCGGAACAACGATTAAAAAAGCTGCAAAAAAACGTATCCCGAAAGAATAAAGGAAGCCACAACCGATCCAAGGCCAAACTCCGATTGGCCAAGCTGCATGAAAAAATAGCAAACCAGCGGAAAGACTTCTTGCACAAAACGTCCACCCGAATGATCCACGAAAACCAAGTGATCGTAATGGAGGACTTGCGTGTAAAGAACATGCTGCAAAATCATAAATTAGCGAAGGCCATATCCGAAGTCTCCTGGAGGTTATTCCGAGAACTGCTGACCTACAAAGCGGAATGGTATGATAGGCAGTTGATCATTGCTCCTCCAAACTATGCAAGCAGTCAACTATGTTCCTGTTGTGGCTATAAAAACGCGGAAGTCAAGAATTTGTCTATGCGAGAATGGTCTTGTCCTGAGTGTCATACGGAGCACGACAGAGATCGGAATGCGGCAGCCAATCTTCTGAAATTAGTAATGTAA
- a CDS encoding DUF445 domain-containing protein: MKSRNLATISLAIMACGFLFTLFLPENLAVILLRGGFEAGLVGGIADWFAVTALFRHPLGLRIPHTSLLLKNRDKLIQSLISAMENELLNKESIENKLRKIKIVSLGAAMLTRFFSRKKARTEMLEQIKGFVLRLPVEQAVPYLQSAAAGYLREAELGVAADKIATSLMNDGKDIAALDYALEGISSWSGRPETRAMLGKIASEKLAEVKLGGLKGMAFQAFVGFVDADMLGEMLQGMVQSTIRDFKEEDSPYREEVIREIRVALFQLVNNEERISALKDWGLNELQGEPAAAFLQQQLEGLRIKAVALLEEDRIRGGRKLFWLYAMLVRRIGKEQDWLQASEERIRGTLISFVEANHYRIGQLVKENLDQMDDASLVNMLEEKVGKDLQWIRVNGAVCGFVVGLVLTVIQMI; this comes from the coding sequence ATGAAATCCAGAAATTTAGCCACCATATCTCTTGCCATCATGGCCTGCGGTTTCCTGTTCACCTTATTTCTGCCGGAGAACCTGGCTGTTATTCTGCTGAGAGGGGGCTTCGAGGCCGGGCTTGTCGGAGGGATTGCCGACTGGTTTGCAGTGACCGCACTGTTCCGCCATCCGCTGGGGCTTAGAATTCCGCACACTTCGCTGCTGCTGAAGAACCGGGATAAGCTTATTCAGTCTCTAATCTCCGCGATGGAGAATGAACTGCTGAACAAGGAGAGCATTGAGAACAAGCTGCGCAAAATCAAGATTGTCTCTCTGGGTGCTGCTATGCTGACGCGGTTCTTCTCCAGAAAGAAAGCAAGAACGGAAATGCTGGAACAGATTAAAGGTTTCGTACTGCGGCTTCCGGTAGAGCAGGCGGTTCCCTATCTTCAATCTGCAGCAGCAGGTTATCTGCGTGAAGCTGAGCTTGGCGTTGCCGCCGACAAAATCGCCACCAGCCTGATGAATGACGGCAAGGATATTGCCGCTCTTGATTATGCGCTGGAAGGAATCTCCTCCTGGAGCGGGCGTCCGGAAACCCGCGCGATGCTGGGCAAGATCGCCAGCGAGAAGCTGGCTGAGGTGAAGCTTGGTGGGTTGAAGGGGATGGCTTTTCAGGCTTTTGTCGGATTTGTTGATGCCGACATGCTGGGTGAAATGCTGCAGGGGATGGTTCAGTCTACGATCCGTGACTTCAAGGAAGAGGATAGCCCGTACCGTGAGGAAGTCATCCGGGAGATCCGTGTCGCTCTGTTCCAGCTGGTGAACAACGAGGAGCGGATCTCCGCGCTGAAGGATTGGGGGCTGAATGAGCTGCAAGGGGAGCCCGCTGCGGCTTTCCTGCAGCAGCAGCTGGAAGGACTGCGCATCAAGGCGGTTGCGCTGCTGGAGGAAGACCGGATCCGCGGCGGCCGCAAGCTGTTCTGGCTGTATGCTATGCTGGTCCGGCGGATCGGCAAGGAGCAGGATTGGCTCCAGGCGTCCGAGGAACGGATCCGCGGTACGCTGATCTCCTTCGTGGAAGCTAATCATTACCGGATCGGCCAACTGGTCAAGGAGAATCTGGATCAAATGGATGATGCCTCTCTCGTGAACATGCTGGAGGAGAAGGTAGGCAAGGATCTGCAGTGGATTCGTGTGAACGGAGCCGTATGCGGATTTGTTGTAGGACTGGTGCTTACTGTTATCCAGATGATCTGA
- a CDS encoding P-II family nitrogen regulator, whose translation MLMIKAIVRPEKADEVMAELLLAGFPSISKMDLLGRGKQKGIQVGTNHYNQISKKLLMIVVQDDEKDDVISIIMRTARTGEHGSFGDGKIFVLPVQEVFTISNGKNQL comes from the coding sequence ATGTTAATGATCAAAGCTATAGTAAGACCCGAGAAAGCGGATGAAGTCATGGCTGAATTACTCCTTGCCGGCTTCCCCTCCATCAGCAAAATGGATCTGCTTGGACGCGGCAAACAAAAGGGAATTCAGGTCGGAACCAACCATTACAATCAAATTTCCAAGAAACTTCTGATGATCGTGGTCCAGGATGATGAGAAGGATGACGTGATCAGCATTATTATGCGCACAGCAAGAACCGGTGAGCACGGCTCTTTCGGCGACGGCAAAATTTTTGTCCTGCCCGTACAGGAGGTCTTTACCATCAGCAACGGTAAGAACCAGCTGTAG